A single window of Cytobacillus luteolus DNA harbors:
- a CDS encoding response regulator transcription factor has translation MIRIVIAEDQRMMLGALGSLLNLEDDMEVIGKASNGQEAIDLVRKLQPDVCIMDIEMPEKSGLEAAEELKGFDCKLIILTTFARTGYFQRALKAGVSGYLLKDSPSEELASSIRFCLAGKRIYAPELMDDVYSEENPLTEREKEVLELVADGKNTQEIAEELRIKTGTVRNYISAILEKLEVKNRIEAITQSKEKGWFK, from the coding sequence ATGATAAGGATTGTCATAGCTGAAGATCAGCGAATGATGTTAGGAGCATTAGGATCATTACTTAACTTAGAAGATGATATGGAAGTCATCGGAAAGGCAAGTAATGGTCAAGAGGCAATCGATCTCGTTCGTAAACTTCAACCAGATGTATGCATCATGGATATCGAAATGCCTGAAAAATCTGGTCTTGAGGCAGCAGAAGAATTAAAAGGATTTGACTGTAAACTCATTATCTTAACAACATTTGCTCGTACGGGTTATTTTCAACGTGCCTTAAAAGCAGGAGTAAGTGGTTATCTATTAAAGGATAGTCCGAGTGAGGAATTAGCAAGTTCTATTCGCTTTTGTCTTGCTGGAAAGAGAATTTATGCCCCAGAACTGATGGATGACGTCTATAGTGAGGAGAACCCACTTACAGAGCGTGAGAAGGAAGTTCTTGAGTTAGTTGCTGATGGTAAAAATACTCAGGAAATTGCAGAGGAACTTAGAATTAAAACAGGAACGGTTAGAAACTATATATCTGCTATTTTAGAAAAACTGGAAGTTAAAAATCGGATTGAAGCCATTACGCAATCCAAGGAAAAAGGCTGGTTTAAATAG
- a CDS encoding sensor histidine kinase: MKKKLALFQKNWGISPYIWSVFSILPFYFIFQSSSTTEIAIGILLTIVFFISYRLAFISKKWPVYLWTCILIAISFTMTLLFQFVYFAFYIAYYNGNIKNRIAFMTLYIIHLVSTTISINYNFVMQDEMFLRQIPFIIIMWIAVILLPFTIHNRKKQDLLEEKLEDANKRIAELVKQEERQRIARDLHDTLGQKLSLIGLKSDLARKLISKDPEQARNELKDVQQTARTALNEVRKMVSQMRGIRLKEELIRVRQLLKAAEIELVCDDDVSLANVSLFIENILSMCMKEAVTNVVRHSKATVCRISINQTWDEVSVTIQDNGIGIVKETDIGKGSGLQGIEERLEFVNGILEIISDQGTTVIMKIPNVVKQPDRRDQI; this comes from the coding sequence ATGAAGAAAAAACTTGCGCTATTCCAAAAGAACTGGGGGATTTCCCCCTATATTTGGAGTGTTTTTAGTATATTGCCATTTTATTTTATTTTCCAATCTTCTTCCACAACTGAAATCGCAATTGGAATCCTGTTGACCATTGTCTTTTTTATTAGCTATCGTCTAGCTTTTATCTCGAAAAAGTGGCCGGTCTATCTATGGACGTGTATTCTGATTGCAATATCGTTTACTATGACATTACTTTTTCAGTTTGTATACTTTGCTTTTTATATCGCTTATTATAATGGAAATATAAAAAATCGAATTGCTTTTATGACCTTATATATTATTCATCTTGTCAGTACAACCATTTCCATTAATTATAATTTTGTCATGCAGGATGAGATGTTCCTTAGACAAATTCCGTTTATTATTATCATGTGGATTGCTGTAATCCTTCTTCCATTTACAATACACAATCGAAAAAAACAAGATCTACTTGAAGAGAAACTAGAGGATGCGAACAAAAGAATTGCTGAGTTGGTAAAGCAAGAGGAGCGGCAAAGAATTGCAAGAGATCTACACGATACACTGGGACAAAAGCTTTCTCTTATCGGCTTAAAAAGTGACTTGGCACGTAAATTAATAAGTAAGGACCCAGAACAGGCTCGAAATGAGCTTAAGGATGTCCAACAAACAGCGAGAACCGCGCTAAATGAAGTTAGAAAAATGGTTTCTCAAATGCGTGGCATACGTTTAAAGGAAGAACTTATCCGCGTGAGGCAGTTATTAAAGGCTGCTGAAATTGAACTTGTTTGTGATGATGATGTCAGCCTTGCGAATGTATCGTTGTTTATCGAAAATATCTTAAGTATGTGTATGAAGGAAGCTGTAACCAATGTGGTTAGGCATAGCAAGGCCACAGTTTGTCGTATTTCAATCAATCAAACTTGGGATGAAGTATCTGTCACCATTCAGGATAACGGAATCGGGATTGTAAAAGAGACAGACATTGGAAAAGGTAGTGGACTTCAAGGAATAGAAGAACGCCTTGAGTTTGTAAATGGGATTTTGGAGATTATATCAGACCAGGGAACGACGGTAATTATGAAAATACCAAATGTAGTAAAGCAGCCGGATAGGAGGGACCAGATATGA
- a CDS encoding branched-chain amino acid aminotransferase encodes MVKAFLEEMVIAKADVTELEKEYAEKQGISLENVKVGTIELASRFSDAYIVRSHKENEEIIAEADVEFLRQPLSYLQKHKDEYIYMESKWFDALGVDAASLELDDVFKTYGVMVGLKQKKNVGPVIKSFLETELEGDLLKYAAMFNGDEGIWDINFSLNYVKGFSDELTIGEAYLMIHQLLFKLVTTLEK; translated from the coding sequence ATGGTAAAAGCATTTCTAGAAGAGATGGTAATAGCAAAGGCTGATGTAACGGAGCTTGAAAAAGAGTATGCAGAGAAACAGGGTATTTCCTTAGAGAATGTAAAGGTTGGAACCATCGAACTTGCATCTCGTTTTTCAGATGCCTATATTGTTAGGAGTCATAAAGAGAATGAAGAAATTATTGCTGAAGCTGACGTAGAATTTTTACGTCAACCCTTAAGCTACCTACAAAAACACAAAGATGAATATATCTATATGGAGTCCAAATGGTTTGATGCTTTAGGGGTAGATGCAGCGTCACTTGAACTAGATGATGTGTTTAAGACCTATGGAGTTATGGTAGGGTTAAAGCAGAAGAAAAATGTTGGACCAGTGATCAAATCTTTTCTTGAAACGGAGCTCGAAGGTGATTTACTTAAATATGCAGCAATGTTTAATGGTGATGAAGGAATATGGGATATTAATTTCTCACTAAATTATGTAAAGGGTTTTTCTGATGAGTTAACCATTGGTGAGGCTTACTTAATGATACATCAACTGCTGTTTAAACTAGTTACTACATTAGAGAAATAA
- a CDS encoding exodeoxyribonuclease III, which translates to MKMVSWNVNGIRACVGKGFLDYFHSVDADIFCLQETKLQEGQINLDLEGYHQYWNYAEKKGYSGTAIFTKEKPISCSYGVGTNDSESEGRIITLEFKDFYLVNVYTPNSQRDLARLSVRLEWEVNLRNYLIDLNNEKPVILCGDLNVAHQEIDLKNPKPNTGNSGFTDEERGEMTKLLSAGFIDSFRHLYPDQIDSFTWWSYMNKVRERNIGWRIDYFIMSERLASLLKDSQIHSEILGSDHCPVCIEVEL; encoded by the coding sequence ATGAAAATGGTATCATGGAATGTAAACGGGATTAGAGCGTGTGTAGGGAAAGGGTTTTTAGATTACTTTCACTCAGTTGATGCAGATATTTTCTGTTTACAGGAAACAAAACTACAAGAAGGACAAATCAACCTTGATTTAGAAGGTTATCATCAGTATTGGAACTATGCGGAAAAGAAAGGCTATTCTGGTACGGCTATTTTTACAAAAGAAAAACCTATATCATGTTCATATGGTGTTGGTACAAATGATTCCGAATCTGAAGGAAGAATTATCACATTAGAATTTAAAGACTTTTATTTAGTGAATGTCTATACACCAAACTCTCAACGGGACTTAGCAAGGCTTTCAGTAAGATTAGAGTGGGAAGTAAATCTACGAAACTATTTAATTGATTTAAATAATGAAAAGCCCGTTATTTTATGTGGTGATTTAAATGTTGCTCACCAGGAAATTGATTTAAAAAATCCAAAGCCGAATACAGGAAACTCAGGTTTTACAGATGAAGAACGTGGGGAAATGACCAAATTATTAAGTGCTGGATTTATTGATTCTTTTAGACATCTATATCCTGACCAAATAGATTCCTTTACATGGTGGTCCTACATGAATAAGGTAAGAGAGCGTAATATCGGTTGGCGAATTGATTATTTTATTATGTCTGAACGACTAGCTTCTTTGTTAAAAGATTCGCAGATTCATTCTGAAATCTTGGGAAGTGACCATTGTCCTGTTTGTATTGAGGTAGAGTTATAA
- a CDS encoding fatty acid desaturase: MTNQNQKTLRKEMAPFEKSNTRDSIVQMINTLVPFFALWFLAYISLEISYILTFIISVFAGGFLVRTFIIFHDCCHHSFFKNRTANKIVGTITGILTLFPYSQWAHTHSVHHATSSNLDKRGTGDIWVLTVDEYIEASIWKRIAYRLYRNPLVMFILGPIYVFLIENRFNRRNARWKERVNMYITNTSIFAIIALMCWAIGWQSFLLVQGTIFLISGTAGVWLFYVQHTFEDSYFEEDAHWEYVRAAVEGSSFYKLPKILQWMTGNIGYHHVHHLSPRIPNYKLEEAHNQSEPLQNVPTITLATSLQSLRFRLWDEDKKVFVGYKDIKEKLAVIKKNRVIVEE, encoded by the coding sequence ATGACAAACCAAAATCAAAAAACTCTTAGAAAAGAAATGGCACCTTTTGAAAAATCGAACACTAGAGACAGTATAGTACAGATGATTAACACACTTGTACCTTTTTTTGCGCTTTGGTTTCTAGCCTATATTAGCCTTGAGATATCTTATATACTAACGTTCATCATAAGTGTGTTTGCAGGAGGTTTTTTAGTAAGGACCTTTATCATTTTTCATGATTGCTGCCACCATTCCTTCTTTAAAAACCGAACAGCGAATAAGATTGTAGGGACAATTACAGGAATATTAACTTTATTCCCTTACAGTCAATGGGCTCACACTCACTCGGTTCACCATGCAACGAGCTCTAACTTAGACAAGCGCGGGACAGGTGACATTTGGGTATTAACAGTTGACGAATATATAGAAGCATCTATTTGGAAACGCATTGCATATAGACTATACCGAAATCCGCTGGTTATGTTTATATTAGGTCCGATTTATGTCTTTCTGATTGAAAACAGATTTAACCGTAGAAATGCAAGATGGAAAGAACGCGTTAATATGTACATTACGAATACTTCTATTTTCGCTATTATTGCCTTAATGTGTTGGGCAATTGGATGGCAATCGTTTTTATTAGTGCAAGGTACAATCTTTTTAATATCTGGAACTGCAGGTGTATGGTTGTTTTATGTACAGCATACCTTTGAGGATTCTTATTTTGAAGAAGATGCACATTGGGAATACGTTAGAGCCGCTGTTGAAGGAAGTTCGTTTTATAAGCTGCCTAAAATACTTCAGTGGATGACTGGTAATATTGGGTATCACCATGTACACCATTTAAGCCCGAGAATCCCTAACTATAAGCTAGAAGAAGCTCATAATCAAAGTGAACCACTTCAAAATGTACCTACGATTACTCTGGCAACAAGTCTACAATCCTTAAGATTTAGATTATGGGACGAGGACAAAAAAGTTTTTGTCGGATATAAGGATATTAAAGAAAAGCTAGCTGTTATTAAGAAAAATCGTGTGATTGTTGAAGAATAA